DNA sequence from the Oxalobacteraceae sp. CFBP 8761 genome:
CTGCGTGGCATGCTCGCCGTGCTGTTCGGCATAGCGTTCGTCCATCGCGCCATTGGCCGCGCCGCCGCGGCGGCCGGCCACGTGCGCATCCAGGTCGGCATGCGTGATGCGGCCTGCGGGCCCGCTGCCGGGCACGAACTGCAGCTCGACGCCCAGGTCCCAGGCGCGCTGGCGCACGGCCGGCGGGGCCAGCGGTTTTTCACCGTCGGCGCGCAGCGGTCCACCGGCCCCGGACCCGGACCCGGACCCGGACCCCGCCCTGGCTGGCGCTGGCCTGGCTGCCGGAGCAGGTGCCGGCTTGGCTGGTGCAGCGGCCGGCGCTGGCGCGGCTGACGCATGCGCCGCCACGGCCTCGAGCTGCGGTTCGGCCACTTCTTCGGCCGGCGCGGTGGCCGCGCCGGACTGCACGGGTTCACGGCGCGCCTTGTCGGCGCTGACGTTGCCGGCGCCGGCGACTTCGAGGCGGATCAGTTCCGCACCAACGGCCAGCGACTGGCCAATGGCGCCGCCCAGGCTCGTGATTGTCCCGGCGACCGGCGACGGAATTTCCACCGTCGCCTTGTCGGTCATGACGTCGGCCAGCACCTGGTCTTCGCGCACCGTGTCGCCCGGCTGCACGTGCCAGGCCACGACTTCCACTTCAGCGATGCCTTCACCGAGGTCCGGCATCTTGATGACATGAATCCCCATGATCAACCCTCCATCACGCGTTTCAGGGCCGCGCCGACACGGTCGGGCCCCGGAAAGTAAGCCCATTCCTGCGCATGCGGATACGGGGTGTCCCAGCCGGCCACGCGCCCGATCGGCGCTTCCAGCTGGTAGAAACAGTGCTCTTGAATGAGCGCGGCCAGTTCGGCGCCGAAGCCGCTCGTCTGCGTGGCCTCGTGCACGATCACGCAGCGGCCGGTCTTTTGCACCGACTTGACGAGCGTGTCCAGGTCGAGTGGCCAGATGCTGCGCAGGTCGATCACCTCGGCATCGACGCCCGATTCACGGGCCGCCGCTTCAGCGACCCAGACCATGGTGCCGTAAGCGATGACGGTGACGTCGTTGCCAGGGCGGACGATGGCCGCCTTGTCCAGCTCCACCGTGTAGTAGCCGGTCGGGACGTCGCCTTTCGGGTGGCCCGACCATGGCACGACAGGCCGGTCGTGGTGGCCGTCGAACGGGCCGTTGTACAGGCGCTTGGGTTCCAGGAAAATCACCGGATCGTCGTTCTCGATCGATGCGATCAGCAGGCCTTTGGCGTCGTACGGGTTCGACGGCATCACGGTGCGCAGGCCGCACACGTGGGTGAAGAATGCTTCAGGGCTCTGGCTGTGGGTCTGGCCGCCATAGATGCCGCCGCCGCAAGGCATGCGGATCACCATCGAGGCCGTGAATTCGCCGGCCGAGCGGTAGCGCAGGCGCGCCGCCTCGGACACGATCTGGTCGGTCGCCGGATAGAAATAATCGGCAAACTGGATCTCGACCACCGGACGCAGGCCATACGCGGCCATGCCGACCGCGGTGCCGACGATGCCGCCTTCGGAAATCGGCGCGTCGAACGCACGCGATTTGCCATATTTCGCCTGCAAGCCATCGGTGACGCGGAACACGCCGCCGAAGTAGCCGACGTCCTGGCCGTAGACGACCACGTTGTCGTCGCGTTCCATCATCACGTCCATGGCCGAGCGCAGCGCCTGGATCATGGTCATCGGCACGGTGGCCGCATCTTTTGGTAAATCGTCACGTGCCATGCTCATACCCCCAGCTGTTGACGCTGACGGCGCAGATGCTCCGGCATGTCTTTATAAACGTCCTCGAACATCGTCGCAGCGCTCGGTGCGCGCTCGTCGCCCAGGATGCCGAAACTCTCGGCTTCTTTTTGCGCGGCCAGGATCTCGGCTTCGAGCGCCGTGTGCGTCGCATCGTGCTCGTCGTCCGACCACCAGCCCAGGTTGGTCAGGTACTGGCGCAGGCGGGCAATGGGGTCGCCCAGCGGGAAGCGGGCGTAATCGTCGGCCGGGCGATAGCGCGCCGGATCGTCCGATGTCGAGTGCGGGCCGGCGCGGTAAGTCACCCATTCGATCAGCGTTGGGCCGAGGTTGCTGCGCGCCCGTTCGGCGGCCCAGCGCGAGGCGGCCAGCACGGCCAGAAAATCGTTGCCATCGACGCGCAGCGACGCAATGCCGCTGCCCACGCCACGGGTGGCGAAGGTCACGCTCTCGCCGCCGGCAATCGCCTGGAAGCTCGAGATCGCCCACTGGTTGTTGACGACGTTGAGGATGACCGGCGCGCGGTACACGTGGGCGAAGGTGAGGGCGGTGGAGAAGTCGGATTCGGCGGTGGCGCCGTCGCCGATCCAGGCCGATGCGATCTTGGTGTCGCCCTTGATGGCCGAGGCCATGGCCCAGCCGACCGCTTGCGGGTATTGCGTGGCGAGGTTGCCGGAAATCGTGAAGAAGCCGGCGCTGCGCACCGAGTACATCACCGGCAACTGGCGGCCCTTGAGGGGATCGCGCTCGTTCGACAGCAGCTGGCAGATCATGTCGACCAGCGGCACTTCACGCGCCATCAACAGGCTTTGCTGGCGGTAGGTCGGGAAATTCATGTCGCCGTCCTGCAGCGCGAGCGCGTGGGCGGTGCCGATCGCTTCTTCGCCGAGGCTGATCATGTAGAACGACATTTTCTTCTGGCGCTGGGCGATGACCATGCGCGCATCAAAAATGCGGGTCTTCATCATCGTGCGCAGGCCGAAGCGCAACAGGTCGCGGTCTGGCGCTTCGGCCCACGGGCCGACGGCGTTGCCGTGCTCGTCGAGCACGCGTATGAGCTGCTGGGCCATGTCGCTCGTCTCGAGCGGGGCCACATCGATGGGCGGGCGCCGGACAGCGCCGGCAGGGGTCAACTGAA
Encoded proteins:
- a CDS encoding alpha-ketoacid dehydrogenase subunit beta, whose product is MSMARDDLPKDAATVPMTMIQALRSAMDVMMERDDNVVVYGQDVGYFGGVFRVTDGLQAKYGKSRAFDAPISEGGIVGTAVGMAAYGLRPVVEIQFADYFYPATDQIVSEAARLRYRSAGEFTASMVIRMPCGGGIYGGQTHSQSPEAFFTHVCGLRTVMPSNPYDAKGLLIASIENDDPVIFLEPKRLYNGPFDGHHDRPVVPWSGHPKGDVPTGYYTVELDKAAIVRPGNDVTVIAYGTMVWVAEAAARESGVDAEVIDLRSIWPLDLDTLVKSVQKTGRCVIVHEATQTSGFGAELAALIQEHCFYQLEAPIGRVAGWDTPYPHAQEWAYFPGPDRVGAALKRVMEG
- a CDS encoding 3-methyl-2-oxobutanoate dehydrogenase (2-methylpropanoyl-transferring) subunit alpha, which encodes MSQSNPLSLHVPEPTGRPGCKTDFTYLQLTPAGAVRRPPIDVAPLETSDMAQQLIRVLDEHGNAVGPWAEAPDRDLLRFGLRTMMKTRIFDARMVIAQRQKKMSFYMISLGEEAIGTAHALALQDGDMNFPTYRQQSLLMAREVPLVDMICQLLSNERDPLKGRQLPVMYSVRSAGFFTISGNLATQYPQAVGWAMASAIKGDTKIASAWIGDGATAESDFSTALTFAHVYRAPVILNVVNNQWAISSFQAIAGGESVTFATRGVGSGIASLRVDGNDFLAVLAASRWAAERARSNLGPTLIEWVTYRAGPHSTSDDPARYRPADDYARFPLGDPIARLRQYLTNLGWWSDDEHDATHTALEAEILAAQKEAESFGILGDERAPSAATMFEDVYKDMPEHLRRQRQQLGV
- a CDS encoding 2-oxo acid dehydrogenase subunit E2; this translates as MGIHVIKMPDLGEGIAEVEVVAWHVQPGDTVREDQVLADVMTDKATVEIPSPVAGTITSLGGAIGQSLAVGAELIRLEVAGAGNVSADKARREPVQSGAATAPAEEVAEPQLEAVAAHASAAPAPAAAPAKPAPAPAARPAPARAGSGSGSGSGAGGPLRADGEKPLAPPAVRQRAWDLGVELQFVPGSGPAGRITHADLDAHVAGRRGGAANGAMDERYAEQHGEHATQIIGLRRKIAEKMQEAKRNIPHFTYVEEVDVTELEALRLQLNARYGQERGKLTLLPLLMRAVVLALRSYPMMSARYDDEANTLTTYDAAHIGIAAQTESGLMVPVVRHAESRDPWSSAAEIARLADAARSGKATRDELTGSTITITSLGALGGIVTTPVINRPEVAIVGVNRIVDRPVIRDGAMVARKMMNLSSSFDHRVIDGMVAAQFVQSIRGYLEFPATLFVE